Proteins from a single region of Macrotis lagotis isolate mMagLag1 chromosome 2, bilby.v1.9.chrom.fasta, whole genome shotgun sequence:
- the EFNA3 gene encoding ephrin-A3 isoform X2: MAAAPLLLLLLLVPVPLLPLLAQGPGGALGNRHAVYWNSSNQHLRRDGYTVQVNVNDYLDIYCPHYNSSGSGPGAGPGPGGGAEQYVLYMVSRSGYRTCNASQGFKRWECNRPHAPHSPIKFSEKFQRYSAFSLGYEFHAGHEYYYISTPTHNLHWKCLKMKVFVCCASKDFEGENPQVPKLEKSISGTSPKREHLPLAVAIAFFLMTLLAS, translated from the exons ATGGCGGCGGctccgctgctgctgctgctgctgctggtgccCGTGCCGCTGCTGCCGCTGCTGGCCCAAGGGCCCGGGGGGGCGCTGGGGAACCGGCATGCGGTGTACTGGAACAGCTCCAACCAGCA CCTGCGGCGAGACGGTTACACGGTTCAGGTGAATGTGAATGATTACCTGGACATCTACTGCCCACACTACAACAGCTCAGGCTCGGGCCCGGGAGCAGGTCCGGGTCCCGGAGGCGGGGCGGAACAGTACGTGCTCTACATGGTGAGCCGAAGCGGCTACCGCACCTGCAATGCCAGCCAGGGGTTCAAGCGCTGGGAATGTAACCGGCCCCACGCCCCCCACAGCCCCATCAAGTTCTCGGAGAAGTTCCAGCGCTACAGCGCCTTCTCACTGGGCTACGAGTTCCACGCAGGCCACGAGTACTACTACATCT CAACGCCCACCCACAACCTGCACTGGAAGTGTCTGAAAATGAAGGTGTTCGTCTGCTGTGCCTCCA AGGACTTTGAGGGAGAGAACCCCCAGGTGCCCAAGCTGGAGAAGAGCATCAGTGGGACCAGCCCAAAGCGGGAACACCTGCCCCTTGCTGTGGCCATCGCTTTTTTCCTCATGACGCTCTTGGCCTCCTAG
- the EFNA3 gene encoding ephrin-A3 isoform X1 codes for MAAAPLLLLLLLVPVPLLPLLAQGPGGALGNRHAVYWNSSNQHLRRDGYTVQVNVNDYLDIYCPHYNSSGSGPGAGPGPGGGAEQYVLYMVSRSGYRTCNASQGFKRWECNRPHAPHSPIKFSEKFQRYSAFSLGYEFHAGHEYYYISTPTHNLHWKCLKMKVFVCCASTSHSGEKPIPTLPQFTMGPNVKINVLEDFEGENPQVPKLEKSISGTSPKREHLPLAVAIAFFLMTLLAS; via the exons ATGGCGGCGGctccgctgctgctgctgctgctgctggtgccCGTGCCGCTGCTGCCGCTGCTGGCCCAAGGGCCCGGGGGGGCGCTGGGGAACCGGCATGCGGTGTACTGGAACAGCTCCAACCAGCA CCTGCGGCGAGACGGTTACACGGTTCAGGTGAATGTGAATGATTACCTGGACATCTACTGCCCACACTACAACAGCTCAGGCTCGGGCCCGGGAGCAGGTCCGGGTCCCGGAGGCGGGGCGGAACAGTACGTGCTCTACATGGTGAGCCGAAGCGGCTACCGCACCTGCAATGCCAGCCAGGGGTTCAAGCGCTGGGAATGTAACCGGCCCCACGCCCCCCACAGCCCCATCAAGTTCTCGGAGAAGTTCCAGCGCTACAGCGCCTTCTCACTGGGCTACGAGTTCCACGCAGGCCACGAGTACTACTACATCT CAACGCCCACCCACAACCTGCACTGGAAGTGTCTGAAAATGAAGGTGTTCGTCTGCTGTGCCTCCA CATCGCACTCCGGGGAGAAGCCGATCCCCACCCTCCCCCAGTTCACCATGGGCCCTAATGTGAAGATCAACGTGCTGG AGGACTTTGAGGGAGAGAACCCCCAGGTGCCCAAGCTGGAGAAGAGCATCAGTGGGACCAGCCCAAAGCGGGAACACCTGCCCCTTGCTGTGGCCATCGCTTTTTTCCTCATGACGCTCTTGGCCTCCTAG